The proteins below are encoded in one region of Triticum aestivum cultivar Chinese Spring chromosome 1B, IWGSC CS RefSeq v2.1, whole genome shotgun sequence:
- the LOC123119291 gene encoding uncharacterized protein — translation MLLSRWSSQALLRWLERASSTLPPPLPPGLPRGRASCRDHLYYVTVVADLQCDRCIASNLFAMATQAGTLATPRLSPQVVPFMNEDMGMYLDDELIHHYHLDSACKVLCVLEDGRGRKLIFVELNFLYFVLLYVSFDSFV, via the exons ATGCTTCTCTCACGGTGGTCAAGCCAAGCTCTCCTACGGTGGTTAGAACGGGCGTCGTCAACCCTGCCGCCCCCTCTTCCGCCGGGTCTCCCAAGAGGTCGTGCATCCTGCCGCGACCACCTCTACTACGTGACGGTGGTGGCCGACCTGCAATGCGACCGCTGCATCGCCAGTAACCTCTTCG CAATGGCAACACAAGCAGGAACCTTGGCTACTCCTCGTTTAAGTCCCCAAGTG GTTCCCTTCATGAACGAGGACATGGGCATGTACCTCGACGATGAGCTCATCCACCACTACCACCTCGACTCCGCGTGCAAG GTGTTGTGTGTCCTGgaagatggaagaggaagaaagctTATTTTTGTTGAACTAAATTTCCTGTATTTTGTTTTGTTGTATGTATCATTTGATAGTTTTGTATAG